The following is a genomic window from Manihot esculenta cultivar AM560-2 chromosome 9, M.esculenta_v8, whole genome shotgun sequence.
GTAATTTGGGAAGAGCCATGGATTGGGGAAATGTGTTGGTCTCTTGTGAGTGAATTGCTGAGAACTGACAAAACAGTCGAGAGGGTCTTGTGAGAGAGAGTGAATAAAGGATGGTTAGTTTATATAGGAGAAATGGAGAAGAATGAGTTCTATTAATAGAATGAGCAATGGGTTATATTTAGTTACGCGTTTACTTAGCAGGTTACGGTCTCTTCTCTTGCTTCCCCTTTGATGTTGATGCAAACCCATCTAAGACCACATTttcctctgtttttttttttttttttttttaaaattactgtAAAATTATTGAGAATTGACCTtatctatattttaattaaataatatttaaaattgtatttttctTATTCATCTACCTTCTTCAttacaattaattatatttattttaatcccAATAAATGGGCGGAGaagatttttctttaaaaatccTTCATTCCTCccaaatgattaaaaaaaaaaattataaagattgaaTAACCATGAAAGAGCATtatcttaatttataaaaatttgtttTTACTCTCCAGTTTTAGTGTGAGGGAGCGACCCATGTCAACGAAGCCTAGCTAAGTCTTTCATGGAAGCAACCAAGAAGCAGGCTATAAGCAAGAATTTTCCAGTCTTTTACATCGGAGTTTCCTCTACGCAATTTCACCTTATTAATTACCAGTGAAGCTTCTGAAACTTTGCAACCATAAAAATTAGAATGAATCACTCACGACTTTCATTACTTAAACAAATAAATGAAAACATTTAATTTGTGAAATTTATGTTCATGGTTGAATATTGATTATGATTTATGTATAATAATTCATGTATTCAGTATTTTATATTCTTTGTCAGAAGCAAGCTTTAAAATTCAAAACACtatcttttttttcttaaaaataaataatagtcaTTTTTATTTgccaaatataaatatattataaaaaatattttacaaagaAAATTATACCTAGCTTCCAAAAGAAGTTATCTTGACATTCACCAAATTATTTCCTCAATATTAGAGaaagattaaaaataataataataataataatggcaGATTTTGAATGCTCTAAAGGAAGTACAAATTCATCTTACTCTTTTAGATTCTTAATTTTCAGCTTTATTTTCTTTACACTTTTCTTCCTATTCTCTCCcactattttatatttaaattacgttttattaaaaaaaaatctaaatatttatattcattcatattttatattttaaataatataatcaaatattttctattcatcacaattttaattaaaagttttaaattaaatataaaaaaaaacaataacatACCGTataatccttaaaattttatattatattttacagaaaatatttttcgtatGCACGGCCATAGAAATCTTTCatatatttaaaagtttaaaaaatttaattaacgaAAAATCTgatcaaaagaaaaaataaattatttttaaaaaaaatatttttttcttcctAAACAAGAAAGTCATTTTATACACTTTAACATTTTATTAaggttttatatataaaaaatttaataaattttattttttaaattaaaattaaaaattaaaaaatacattactttattaaaaatatttttcatgaaaaatattttttaaacataaattattttctataaaacttaatttaaattttatattaaaaataaatatataataataaatatattatatataataaatatttattacaaataaatttcgaAATctcacatataaatattataaattaaaatattttattatatctttataattaaaattataaattatatatatattttatatataaaaaattctatttcatattaataatattaaataaaataaaaatatatatatttgagtctataaaattttatttttttatattttaaatttttattaatatatatatctatatatatatatatatatatatatatatatatatatatatatatatatatatatatatatatatatatatatatatactaaaaataaagaataataaaaaatgatatcattaaaataatatacattTAAAGAACCattttattagtcaaataaaactttagatattattattttaaaatttatttagtattttggtcatgaaaattttaattttattatttaaagtttaaaatattgaatataatgTAAATTCAAgtaagtatttaaatttttttataatttttagttattaattCTAAATCAAATTCCTCTAAAAAAATCTACAATCAAATTACTTAAAAAGAAACAATCACATTGTACTTTATCTCTCCcattgaatttaattatttaggttaattaagaaaaaaaaataaaaattcataattaactaaaattaaggtTGATTATTAACTTGgttattagaaatttttttaaactacATCATTCATATATAAAGATAATAGCTTGACAATTacaaatcaattataaatttatacattttaatttaaatctataAAAGGAATAATTCattgtttaataaaaataaattaatgaaaatttttaatgctAATAATAGAATTTATAGATAAAGTGATGATTAAGTTGCACAATtgatttaaagtaaaaaaaattatttattcttatattaattaaaaattattatttaaaaaatttgccaCTTATTTAGTAAAACAGACAAAATCACGTTTTTAATGACTTATTAAGCATTTAGATGTAGATAAAACTATTTTTCCGTATTAGAAAGTGATTTACACTTTTTGGCCAAttagatataaaaaattaaaatgttatgTTTAATTACGattgaaattataatattttttttttaatataggccaattttaaaaataatttatctaattaaattattgtactGCCATTGCTCGTGATATCGAAGGTCCACCGTCGGATTGGGGTATCAACAGAATCATTCTCGAAAGTGACCCTCTCATGTTATTCAAAGCCTGCAGGGCGCTGCCATTCCCTTACAGATCATAGCCTCGCAAATAAGGTGCGAATATGCGGTTCTGAAGTTACCCACTTTCTAACAAAGAGCACTTGAGCTGGCCCAACTGTGATGTGCACTGTGCATCACAGCCCTCGAAGAGCCATTGGGCCACAAGGGTGTAATTTGATAGGCTCACCCAAGCAATTGGCACTTGCCCTTGAATGAATCATGATCACATAACAGACACTAGAGTCCACAGGGACGATAAGTGGTCCCTCAGAGGCTGAGGAAAATCGTTACCCACCACCTCAGAAAACCCACCACAGCCCAAAGAATAGACACTGCTCTCAAACAAATTAAGCTGGACAAAAAACGAAAAATATATCAAGAACAAGAGTGAGGCTGAAAAATAACAGTGGAATCATAACAAGCTCAAGCCATGGTTGCTGTGACAACATCAACATCTCACCTCCTCTTCTCAAGCTCACAATCTCTTTCCCGCGCCTCCTTTCCAATCATACTTGTTTGATACCAGAACTCTTGTCTCATTCCCCAACAACAATTGCTGTAAGAAGAAACATGGTGGTGCTGGTGGAATCAAGTGCATGGCTGTGAGTACAGCCTCTGAGGCAGAGacaaaaaagaagaataagtttaaGATTAAAACGCTTACAGGCTGGCTGTTGAAGCAGGAACAAGCAGGTGTCATTGATGCTGAACTTACTATTGTGCTTTCTAGCATTTCAATGGCATGTAAGCAGATTGCTGCCTTGGTGCAGAGAGCCAGCATTTCTAACTTAACTGGAGTTCAGGGTGCTGTTAATGTTCAAGGAGAGGACCAGAAAAAGCTTGATGTGGTCTCTAATGAGGTCTGCAAATAGAAAATTGCATTCACACACAATGTGTGCCTACaaatttcaatatataaaaatttttaaattatggtGATAGTAGTCTCCAAATTATTTGGATTTCCAGTATCTTTCACTTATAAATAAATTGTGAATGCTAGCAACACATTCGCTGCAATAAGATTGTAGCTGGAATTTTTTGTTTGTAGAACTGTAAATATGCTGAGACATCAAGTGTGCTCTTTCACCAACTTCCGCTCCATttatttcaaggaaaatactTCACAGAAAAATGTTTTCTGCATTTTTCGATGTATGGGACATTCAAAAAAGTTGATCAATAGAAAATCAAgtcatttttaatgaaaatggcTTCCACTTTTTATAAAAGAAGTTATTTTCTAAACTTTTAAAATCTTACTACTACTACTACACATTTTatgcataaatatttattttataggaTAATATTTTCCACATACAATTTAATTTCTGCAAAACAAAAGGAGTTTTAGTCTCCATAAATTCCACATACAATTTAATTTCTGCAAAACAAAAGAAGTTTTAGTCCTCATTTGTTtgggaaaataatttatatttgaaaactattttttatattttctatgaaaaatattttatggaaatgttttcggtggaaaatattttttaacctaataatttatttttcattacttAGTTTTTAGATGTTAATAAGATTTTCAAAATGCAGAAAATAactcttttgaaaaaaaaagtcattttccttaaaataacttttttttcctttgagctgggaaaatattttttgttaactaattttcttaaatacgtcagaaaatatgaaaaatatttttcaaaaaacaaaCGGAGCATTAATATCAAAAGACAGTTCAGTACTATTAATTCCTTATTTAATCTCAAATTCTAATATGCTCCACGGCATGACATGGTTTTAGGCTTCCTGCCATCTGATTTGTGAATAGCAATATCATTTGTGTTTGAATCATCAGGCACAATTGCTGAGATTGGTTATCTTGCACTCACAGGTGTTCTCTAGCTGCTTGAGATCAAGCGGACGGACAGGAATAATAGCATCAGAAGAAGAGGACGTACCAGTGGCAGTGGAAGAAAGTTACTCCGGAAACTACATTGTGGTTTTTGATCCACTtgatggatcatccaacatagATGCTGCTGTGTCCACTGGATCCATCTTTGGAATATATAGCCCAAATGATGAGTGCCTAGCTGACATTGGTGACGATAACACTGTAAGAGAAAATTCATAGGCCGTTAACACATTTCATTGTGACTGttatcaaacaaaaaaaaaaagatcataGGATCATAGCTGATGTCCAACTGTTTGATAAGTTGGTAGATTGCAGCTTGAAAATGCAGATCAGAGGTGTATTGTGAACGTGTGCCAACCAGGAAGCAACTTACTTGCTTCTGGCTATTGCATGTATTCAAGCTCAGTGATTTTTGTCATCACAATTGGCACCGGCGTATTTGCCTTCACCTTGGATCCAATGTATGGTGAATTTGTTTTAACTCAAGaaaacatccagattcccaagGCTGGAAAAATATATGCATTCAAAGAAGGAAACTACCGACTGTGGGATGATAAGTTGAAGAAGTACATTGATGACCTTAAAGACCCTGGTCCTAGCGGCAAGCCCTACTCTGCCCGATACATTGGTAGTTTGGTTGGTGACTTCCACCGGACATTGCTATATGGTGGCATTTATGGGTATCCTAGAGACAAGAAGAGCAAGAATGGGAAGCTGAGGCTCTTGTATGAGTGTGCACCAATGAGCTTTATAGTAGAACAAGCCGGTGGCAAAGGTTCAGATGGCCATCAGAGAATACTTGATATTCAACCAGTTGGGGTGAGcacaattaaatttatattttagttaatatACTTTCAATTCCTCACTTTTACATTAATAACTGAGGTGCTTTTTCACCAGATACATCAGCGTGTTCCACTCTACATCGGAAGCCAGGAGGAAGTGGAGAAATTGGAGAAGTACTTGGCTTGATTGAACTgcaaaagaaaagaatagatatatatatattatataagatAAATGCTGTTTGAAGAAATAAATTACTAAAACTAAGAGAGAAAGAAGTCTAAATCTATTTACCATTGTCACTTATTCTTTTGTGGGGATAAAAAGAACTCGTTCTGGATTCAGCAAAGAAGCAAGTGGAAGATTCAATTCTTAATTCTCAGCTAAATTTTTACTTATTACGTCTACAATACAAAACAGTTGCACAATGATACTATCCCTGTAGCCAGTAGAAGCCTTAATGTTTGTacattttaacttaaaatattcATGTTTGCAAAATTTACGAAGAAGCAGTTGTGAGTTCAAAACGTATCACATCAAATGAAACAAAGCAGTAGAATACCATCATCTTTCTCTTGGTTTGCACTAAAGATCTGGTCTATTTAAGTAATTGTTTCATACAAGCCAGTGTAAGCTTGAATTGCATTCAATATTTAAATGGAGAACAAACTTAACTCAGAAATGACCTATAGAAGTAATGACAGCATCCTAATATAAATTCAAGAAAGAGGAACATGCAAAATAATGTAGGATTGGAGTTTTGAGAGGCTTATCTTGAATTCCTGGATAAATAATACAGTATGCGTTTGAGTTTCTTGGGAAATCCAAGATGAGATTGTCCAGGAACATTTACAGAGGATATCTAAAATTTCCAGCCCCTTCATAGGTTTGAGGacctaaaattcaatttttcgaAGATATCAGGACACATTTCCAGCAGCAGAGGCCAGTTATCAGTAAAAAGATAACAGTCCTAAGGGATAATGGGGtaaagtgaaaaaataaaaaataaaaaataaaaacctaaACCACAGTTTCAAATAGAAGTGTTGGACCAAACTTCAAAAGCAAGTGTGTCCCCCTCACCCACCACAAGTAGAGGctgttggaaaaaaaaaaaagaaatatatatacaaatagACAAACTGATAAAGAAGGAACATCTTATTGAATGAATAATGGTTAAAAAAATCTTTCTATAGCACTCTTACTCAAAAGACACAATGGACTCTATTTATATCATACCATATATTGTGTTCGTTGCACCAAAACAGACCACCAACTGAACTAATACATGAACACTAAAACTTCTCAACAAATTATACTCGCAATCACAAGATTTCAAGCTTGACTTTTAATCTTCGCCTTACTGGGCAAGGACAGAAGTAAGAACTAGCTGGAAACAAGTACACGCAATTTTAAGGTAAATGATAAGCTAGAAGCTACCACAAAGGCATTAGAAAGCAAACTGAAGAAGCTTAGAGTACAAACAGAGCAGTGGAGGAAAGAATACAAGCTTCTCAATCCTcgctctttttcttcttctcttacaTGGTATTAAAGCATAAGAAAGCatgattttctttcttcttcttctgcatttTCTTCTTTGTTCCTATCTTTCAGAAATCGGACTATTGTTTCTACTTCATACTAGTTCATAGGTGTCTAGGGGTCAATTTGCTTCACCATCCACACCATCAAGAGTGCCTCCCACTGATCAGCCTCACTCTGCCAACAGCACCACAAATTTTCTATCTCGGACATGAGTACCTCAATGCAGTAGTCTCTAGCGCTCCTTTCTTGCCAACACTAGCTCTGAATCTCACCCAGAGCTGGCAATCCGAACCAATTGCAGCCCACCTCTTGGATTCCTTCTTCCTTTAAGATAATGTTAAGGTTTTCTACAGTGGCCTCAGAACCAGATTGCATTCCAGAACAAATCCTTTCAAATCTTCTCTCTAAGCATCAACTTTCAATGAAAGACCCAGTAGCCATTCTGACAAAATGTCTAAGAAAGAGGCATCTTCAAATAAAGGTTTTTAAAACTTCAAACCTACTTTTTTACCAATTGCTAGTTCTTCAAATATTACCACTGTTAAGTTTCAAGGGATTAATAATTATACATCATGGATTGCATGGTCTATGGGTCGAGGATATGGTTATCATTTCTTAAATATGCTACTATATTACTCTTCCTAATTGAACAAGTTAGCTTCAAAttgataatttagtttttatgacACTCTTTGCATCCAAAATTACTCGCTCTTTTTCAGTCCTATAAAACTTGTTGCAATGTCTAGACTGAAACCAAAACATTGTATATAAATGATGTCCATCATATGTATAAGGTTGTTTCGGATCAGCATCAGATATTGTCCAAAATATTAACATATGGCCGATTAAGGATGAATGAATGAGTAGGTAGATTGATGACAAACCAATAATAATACTGTTTTACCTTCTTATTTTACtgaaaagaatgaatgaatgagtaGGTAGATTGATGACAAACCAATAATAATACTGTTTTACCTTCTTATTTTACtgaaaagaatgaatgaatgagtaGGTAGATTGAtgacgaaaaaaaaaatagtatattTTCAAATTCTGACAAGTCCAGGCCCTGGTTTCATATCACAAAACTTAAACATACAGGACCAGGGTGGATCACAAAGCAATCACACAAGTGACAACTAATGTAAAATCACACTATAAATAAGTTGAAAACTCACTTTTAAAGCTTATGAACAACAACGCTAACCTGAAGATGGACTTGCAAAAGGCTTTCCATGGTTTCAGCAAAAAAATGGCCCAAATGCCATAGTGGAAAGCAGAATATTTCCTGCATAAGCATTAGAAATTTGGCACAGCTACATAGTTCTTTTGCAACTAGCACATCAAAGACTTGAGAAGAGCTTCCCTGCCTTCTGAATCGTTAACAGACAAGAATCTTCTGCTTATTTCATGTTTCAAAATAATGAAAAGCCTTCATTTCCATGAACTGAAATCAACAGATTGAAGTGATATACGACCAACATAAAGATCCTTTAAATGCTGGTTACACAACCCAATTCGCCTTCCATTCAAACTGGGATGTATACAAGCAGCAAAGCCTGTCTTCCAGCCAGGACACTTCTGTCTTTCCATCACATGAAGAGTATAAACACTTGGTGCTGCAGCTGAGCACCCCATAACAAAACAATTACAAGGTCGTGATAGACTCACCATTCTTGCTAATGATAGTAAACACATGCCACTGTAAGAAATTCCGTACATTAATGCTTCATCATTTTCAAAAGCTAGAAAGTCTGATGCCTCATTTTCCACCTCTTGCTCTATATCTTGGATCGAAAAGATACTGCTCAGCTCTAAATCAAACCGGTTCGCCACTTCAGTTTCATGAATCCTATATTTTGAAGCTAAGGTACGAATGCAAGATTTCCAAacttgattcttaattaggAGCTCTATATCAGCAAAGTTTTCACAATCACCATACCACCTATTCCAACGGTAAGCAATACCTGAAAACCAATCAATAATCTGAGCCTTATCTTGTAAAATAAGTTTAGGATTCACACAGGAGTGcccttcagatgtggtcaatcCATATCGTAACAAACGTTTCTTAATGGAATTAACAGGAGCAACAATCTCAGTTATGATTTCAGAGGATGCATTGGAATTTGGCAAAAGAGCAAGAGTCGTAGCTGTCTCAGCATTAATGTATTCTTTTGCACGCTTTTGAAATTCATGGAAGGAATCCCTCAATTCTTGTGGAAGGGCTGGCTCTGCAACATACTTAGACAAGATAAATTCCTCACACTCTACTGTTTTTGCATTAATATCATGTAaccatattttaagtaagtgcTTATACCAATGATCAGTTTCCATTCCAGCTTTGCGAAAGCAGGAAATTTGACTCAATCTTGAGCTGCTATCAGCTAAATGCTTGATTTCTGACTCTTTGACCTTCCTCAAACCATGAGCCAACCATTTCTTCCCAATTCTAATTGTCCCAACATCCCAAGCCTCTTGCTTTTGTAAAGCAAATATCTTGACTTTGTCTTTCAACTTGTGAACAGCCCTCACAGCAGCACTGTCCTTCATGCGTCTTCTAACCAAAGTGCCTAAAAAGCGAATTGTTTGAGGTTCTGCACAAGAAACTACTTCTGTTTCAACAGAAACATTTAACTGCAAAGTATCCTGCAAGTAACTCACAACCTCAGACTTGAAACCAAGAGCAACATCTTTGGATCCCGAAACTGCAAAAAATAACTCATCCATAAAGCGACAACAATGAATTCTTGGACCAGAATTTTCCACTGCCAGCGTTTTGAGATCATTGCCTTTAAGCTGTCTCCTAAACCAGCTGCGCAGCTTGGAATTGAACTGCTCTCCTTCAAGATGATAACCCAAATTAAGAGCTTCATATTTCATTGAAAGTCTGTAAAATTCATGGTCAAAGTCATTAAGGTATATGTTCATTAGTATAGGAGACAACACTCCCTCTTGTGGAAGGCCATGGCCCTTTGGATAACCCCCAAACTCCATGTTGAGCACCTGGGAAGCATACATGCCTCGAATCATATCATAAAAGCGAGGGTCTTCAATCTTATCCTCCATTATGGAGATAAGTTTATCAAGGACATAAGTATCCAGCTTTTTACTAACAAGTAATGTAAACCACCAAtcaggattagagatatctttGCTGATGTATTTCAATGCTGAATGGTGCCCCCTTCCGCTTCGACAACCATGAGATATCTTAGAAAAATGGGGCCTATAAACAACTTCCAAAACTATTCtcatggcttcttgaacaatcTTCAACTTCAGTTTAGGAAGGACAAGGATTTCTTTTCTCACACCTCTTGTTGAAATAGAGAAAGTGTTTGTGCTGATATCAAAACTCCCACTAGAGAGCTCTTCTGCAAGAGGTTCAAAAGCTATATTGTCATCATCAGATGCTATATCAACA
Proteins encoded in this region:
- the LOC110622950 gene encoding nuclear intron maturase 4, mitochondrial isoform X2, encoding MELMIFLGRAHFRHFRKLYALHPLHYRASLASSVQILLYCALPQLKQTLLLGQPWETQQQRQRWYCGKKHCLHRFSGNRILCNSPTTMNRTTSHLSGTTIERFQACTNYSALTEVNDSIDIGNGKKTLAKNLGFLLEESSILNDKRSKTRMELKRSLVFRIKKRVKEQYLNEELSSGSFDISTNTFSISTRGVRKEILVLPKLKLKIVQEAMRIVLEVVYRPHFSKISHGCRSGRGHHSALKYISKDISNPDWWFTLLVSKKLDTYVLDKLISIMEDKIEDPRFYDMIRGMYASQVLNMEFGGYPKGHGLPQEGVLSPILMNIYLNDFDHEFYRLSMKYEALNLGYHLEGEQFNSKLRSWFRRQLKGNDLKTLAVENSGPRIHCCRFMDELFFAVSGSKDVALGFKSEVVSYLQDTLQLNVSVETEVVSCAEPQTIRFLGTLVRRRMKDSAAVRAVHKLKDKVKIFALQKQEAWDVGTIRIGKKWLAHGLRKVKESEIKHLADSSSRLSQISCFRKAGMETDHWYKHLLKIWLHDINAKTVECEEFILSKYVAEPALPQELRDSFHEFQKRAKEYINAETATTLALLPNSNASSEIITEIVAPVNSIKKRLLRYGLTTSEGHSCVNPKLILQDKAQIIDWFSGIAYRWNRWYGDCENFADIELLIKNQVWKSCIRTLASKYRIHETEVANRFDLELSSIFSIQDIEQEVENEASDFLAFENDEALMYGISYSGMCLLSLARMVSLSRPCNCFVMGCSAAAPSVYTLHVMERQKCPGWKTGFAACIHPSLNGRRIGLCNQHLKDLYVGRISLQSVDFSSWK
- the LOC110622950 gene encoding nuclear intron maturase 4, mitochondrial isoform X1; the protein is MELMIFLGRAHFRHFRKLYALHPLHYRASLASSVQILLYCALPQLKQTLLLGQPWETQQQRQRWYCGKKHCLHRFSGNRILCNSPTTMNRTTSHLSGTTIERFQACTNYSALTEVNDSIDIGNGKKTLAKNLGFLLEESSILNDKRSKTRMELKRSLVFRIKKRVKEQYLNGKFHDLMLRVIANPETLQDAYDCIRLNANVDIASDDDNIAFEPLAEELSSGSFDISTNTFSISTRGVRKEILVLPKLKLKIVQEAMRIVLEVVYRPHFSKISHGCRSGRGHHSALKYISKDISNPDWWFTLLVSKKLDTYVLDKLISIMEDKIEDPRFYDMIRGMYASQVLNMEFGGYPKGHGLPQEGVLSPILMNIYLNDFDHEFYRLSMKYEALNLGYHLEGEQFNSKLRSWFRRQLKGNDLKTLAVENSGPRIHCCRFMDELFFAVSGSKDVALGFKSEVVSYLQDTLQLNVSVETEVVSCAEPQTIRFLGTLVRRRMKDSAAVRAVHKLKDKVKIFALQKQEAWDVGTIRIGKKWLAHGLRKVKESEIKHLADSSSRLSQISCFRKAGMETDHWYKHLLKIWLHDINAKTVECEEFILSKYVAEPALPQELRDSFHEFQKRAKEYINAETATTLALLPNSNASSEIITEIVAPVNSIKKRLLRYGLTTSEGHSCVNPKLILQDKAQIIDWFSGIAYRWNRWYGDCENFADIELLIKNQVWKSCIRTLASKYRIHETEVANRFDLELSSIFSIQDIEQEVENEASDFLAFENDEALMYGISYSGMCLLSLARMVSLSRPCNCFVMGCSAAAPSVYTLHVMERQKCPGWKTGFAACIHPSLNGRRIGLCNQHLKDLYVGRISLQSVDFSSWK
- the LOC110622951 gene encoding LOW QUALITY PROTEIN: fructose-1,6-bisphosphatase, chloroplastic (The sequence of the model RefSeq protein was modified relative to this genomic sequence to represent the inferred CDS: deleted 1 base in 1 codon), with the translated sequence MVAVTTSTSHLLFSSSQSLSRASFPIILFDTRTLVSFPNNNCCKKKHGGAGGIKCMAVSTASEAETKKKNKFKIKTLTGWLLKQEQAGVIDAELTIVLSSISMACKQIAALVQRASISNLTGVQGAVNVQGEDQKKLDVVSNEVFSSCLRSSGRTGIIASEEEDVPVAVEESYSGNYIVVFDPLDGSSNIDAAVSTGSIFGIYSPNDECLADIGDDNTLENADQRCIVNVCQPGSNLLASGYCMYSSSVIFVITIGTGVFAFTLDPMYGEFVLTQENIQIPKAGKIYAFKEGNYRLWDDKLKKYIDDLKDPGPSGKPYSARYIGSLVGDFHRTLLYGGIYGYPRDKKSKNGKLRLLYECAPMSFIVEQAGGKGSDGHQRILDIQPVGIHQRVPLYIGSQEEVEKLEKYLA